The Anaerobacillus sp. CMMVII genomic interval CTTAATCTTCGGAGCTCTTCTTGATGCAAAGGCAAGTGAATTTGGTGCAAGGATGACAGCGATGAGTTCAGCAACAGATAATGCTGGTGCGCTTATTGATGACCTTACATTGAAATTTAACCGTGCCCGACAAGCTGCAATCACTCAAGAGATTACAGAAATTGTTGGTGGAGCGGCGGCCCTTGAGTAACCTTATCTCTGCTTGAATGGAAGTTAGGAGGAAAAATTATGAACAAAGGACGCGTAACTCAAGTTATGGGACCTGTAGTTGACGTAAAGTTCAACCGCGGTGAACTACCTGAGATTTATAACGCTTTAAAGATCTCTCACAAAGCACAAAATGCTGGTGAAGTTGATATTGAGTTAACATTAGAAGTTGCACTTCACTTAGGTGATGACTCGGTTCGTACAGTTGCGATGGCTTCTACAGACGGTGTTGTCCGTGGATTAGAAGTAATCAATACTGGAGCTCCGATCTCTGTACCAGTAGGTGAAGTAACACTTGGACGTGTATTTAACGTATTAGGGGAAAACATCGACTTAGACGAGCCAGTACCGGCTGACGTAAGAAGAGACCCTATCCATAGATCTGCACCAAAATATGAAGAACTTTCAACTACAACTGAAATCCTTGAAACAGGAATTAAAGTAGTAGACTTACTTGCTCCTTACATTAAGGGTGGTAAGATCGGTCTTTTCGGTGGTGCCGGTGTAGGTAAAACAGTATTAATCCAGGAATTAATCAACAACATCGCTCAAGAGCACGGCGGTATCTCTGTATTTGCCGGTGTAGGTGAGCGTACTCGTGAAGGAAATGACCTTTTCCACGAGATGAGTGATTCTGGAGTTATCAAGAAAACAGCAATGGTATTCGGTCAGATGAATGAGCCACCTGGAGCACGTATGCGTGTTGCCTTAACTGGTCTTACAATGGCAGAATATTTCCGTGATGAGCAAGGTGCAGACGTACTTTTATTCGTTGATAACATCTTCCGCTTTACACAAGCAGGTTCTGAAGTATCAGCCCTTCTTGGTCGTATGCCTTCAGCGGTAGGTTATCAGCCAACATTAGCAACGGAAATGGGTCAGCTTCAAGAACGTATCACATCAACAAAAACAGGTTCAGTAACATCGATCCAAGCGATCTATGTACCTGCCGATGACTATACGGATCCAGCTCCTGCAACAGCATTCGCTCACTTAGATGCAACAACAAACCTTGAGCGTAAGCTTTCTGAGATGGGTATTTACCCTGCGGTAGACCCACTTGCTTCGACTTCAAGAGCATTAGCTCCTGAGATCGTTGGTAAAGAGCATTATGATGTAGCACGTCGTGTTCAGCAAACACTACAAAAATATAAAGAATTACAAGATATCATCGCTATCTTAGGTATGGATGAGTTATCTGAAGAAGACAAGTTAGTGGTTCACCGCGCTCGTCGTATTCAATTCTTCTTATCGCAAAACTTCCACGTTGCTGAGCAATTCACTGGACAACCAGGTTCATACGTACCAGTTAAAGAAACGATCAAAGGTTTCAAAGAAATCCTTGATGGTAAGTACGATGATCTTCCAGAAGATGCATTCCGTCTTGTTGGACGTATTGAAGAAGTTGTTGAAAAAGCTAAGGCAATGGCATAGAAAAGCGTCAGATGGGCATCGTGCTCCTGCGATAATTTTTCGCAAGGTAGCAAAGAAGTATCTCAGAGCCGTTGCATCTCTGCAGCTAGACATCGTGATAAATAAGTTTAGATATTAAACTTAATGATTCTAAGCTACTTTAGTGAAATGTAGTTCACTGAATTAGTCTCCACTCATAGAGTAGCCACAATCCGTGGCTCCTAGGGTGCTTAAGGAGGGTTTTCATGAAGACAATGAATGTCAGTGTTGTAACCCCTGATGGTAAAGTATTCGATGGAGACGTTGAAATGGTAAGTGTACAAACGATTAACGGTGGACTTGGTATTTTACCAAATCATATCCCTTTAGTTACTCCTTTAACCATTGGAGCGGTTCGAATTAAAAAGGATTCTGAGATAACACTTGTAGCGATCACTGGTGGCCTAATGGAAGTTCGCGGTGATCAAGTAAGTATTCTTGCAGAATCAGCTGAATTGCCATCAGATATCGACGTTGCCCGTGCTCGCGCTTCTAAAGAACGAGCAGAGCGTCGCCTGCAACAAGCAAAACTAGATGACATCGACTTCAAACGTGCTGAAATGGCCCTTAAACGTGCTATTAACCGTTTGAACGTTGCAGAAAGAAAATAAAAAAAAGACGCTGCGGCGTCTTTTTTTTATTTTCTTTCTGTAGTGTAGAGTTTATAGTGTAAAGTTTAGAGTTGTGATTGTAACTACGAGAAGTAAAAGATGTTAGATTTTTGTTTGTAAATTCGTAGGAAAAAGACTATATTAAAATTAACTTCCCCACTTTTTACTCTGTTTTAATTTCTATTGCCTTTTCCTCCTTGATTTACCCACAGACTCTACACTCTACACTCCTACACTTTAAACTATTAATTAAAGAAAGAAAGAAAGATTGGTGATTCAATGGCAAAAAGTATCGTTAAGGAAAAGTCGTTTCAATTTGCTCTAAATGTAATTAACCTCTACAAATTCCTAGTTGACGAAAGAAAAGAATATGTAATGGCTAAACAAGTCCTAAGATCAGGGACAAGTGTTGGAGCTAATATCTCTGAAGCATTAGCTTCACAATCAAAGAGAGATTTTATTTATAAGTTAAATATATCTCTCAAAGAAATATCTGAAACAATTTATTGGATTGATTTACTTCAAGCGTCCGGCTATTTAAAAATAGATAGGACAGAAAATTTACGAAAGGAAGCAGTTGAAATAAAGAAGATTTTAACTGCAATAATTAAGACAAGTAAGATCAATTTAGATAAAAGTGGATAATAATTTACTATTCTCACAATCGAATTTCTCCTCGAATAAGCTCACATCAACTCTACACTTTACACTCTACACTTTAAACTCATCGTATATAACAGTCAAAAAAAAGTTATAGTACAAACAAGTTTTTTTCGCCTACAATTCGACACAATTACATGGTCATTTTTATAGAAAACAGCATAGTTAATAGTCAGAAAATTGTTATAATACCGGGGTTTTACGAGGTTTAGAACATTATGATAGTGTAATGTATAAAAAATAGAATATTGAGAAAAATGTGGACATAATTTGAACGCCTTTGTTATAATTTAGAAGGGGAGTTGAATTACAAATATGCAAGGAATGGAGGGAGAGAGCGCATGGAATTAGATCTGTATTCAAACGGTTATTTTTATGTCATTGTATTTATGCTTTTAGGTATTGCACTTCCTGTTGTGGCGTTGACTGCTGGTCGTTTTTTAAGGCCACACAACCCGTATCCTGATAAGTTAGTATCTTATGAAAGTGGGATTCTACCGACAGGAGATGCCCATGTCCGGTTCAATATAGCCTATTATATAGTAGCGCTAGAGTTCTTGATTTTTGATATTGAAACCGTTTTCTTATATCCTTGGGCAGTAGCCCTTGACCAATTAGGTTGGTTTGGGATCAATGCAATGCTTATCTTTATAGTTGTACTTGCGTTAGGCCTTGCGTACTCTTGGAAAAAGAAGGTGCTAGAATGGAACTAAAAAAACAGGGGTTAGAGGAATTTGATCCGGCAGTAGTAGAAGAAGTACAGCGTAATGTCCTTATTACAAAGGTTGAAGAAGTAAAGGCATGGGCTCGTACAAGGTCTTTCTGGCCATTAACATTTGGATTGGCTTGTTGTGCAATCGAAATGATGGGTACTGGAGCGGCACGTTATGACTTAGACCGTTTCGGTGTACTTTTCCGTGCATCACCACGTCATGCTGACTTAATGATCGTAGCGGGTACAGTAACTGCTAAAATGGCACCGGTTGTAAAAAGACTATACGATCAAATGCCTGAACCAAAGTGGGTTATCGCAATGGGGTCATGTGCTACATGCGGTGGTCCATATCACAAAGCTTATAGTGTTGTTAACGGCGTTGATAAAATTGTACCTGTTGATGTTTACATCCCAGGTTGTCCACCAACTCCACCTGCGCTGTTAGATGGTATCGAGAAACTTCGTATTCAAATTAGAGAAGAAGCTAAGGGCAAGAGAAGGAAGAAGGTGGGCCAAAGGATATGAGTCAACAATTACTAGATCTCGTCTTAAATAAAATTGAACAATTATCAGGCCCGGAAGTAGTAATTGAAAGTAGATTAAATTTTGAAGAACCTTTTATTACGATCAACAGTGACAACTGGACATCTGAAATAGCTCAGATGTTATACGATGATCAAAGTTTGAGGTTCAATTTCCTATGCTGTTTAACGGGTGTTGACTATGAAGAGCATTTAGAAGTTATCTATAATTTTTATTCATTGGAATTAGACCACTACCTTTGCATTAAAGTGAAGACACCAAGATCTAATCCAAAGGTAATTTCGTTACAACCGATTTGGAAGACTGCTGATTGGCATGAGCGTGAAGCTTATGATCTATTAGGAATTGAATTTGACGGTCATCCAAACCTTACCCGAATTTTATTAGAGGATGATTGGGTTGGTCATCCGCTTCGTAAAGATTATAAGTTCGACAAAGAAGAAATGGGTTTATCGTAGGGGGTGACTGTTGATGAGTATAAAAGCTGAGCAAATGGTATTAAATATAGGCCCGCAACATCCTAGTACACATGGTGTTTTTCGTATTGAGGTAGTAATTGAGGGTGAGATTATTAAAGAAGCGAGACCTGTAATCGGATATTTACATCGGGGTACAGAAAAACTTGCTGAAGATTTAACGTACTCTCAGTTCATTCCATATACAGATCGTCTAGACTACTTAAATGCCATGACTAATAATTACGTATACTGTGCGGCTATCGAGAAGCTCATGGAACTTGAAGTGCCAGAACGTGCCGAATATCTCCGTGT includes:
- the atpD gene encoding F0F1 ATP synthase subunit beta yields the protein MNKGRVTQVMGPVVDVKFNRGELPEIYNALKISHKAQNAGEVDIELTLEVALHLGDDSVRTVAMASTDGVVRGLEVINTGAPISVPVGEVTLGRVFNVLGENIDLDEPVPADVRRDPIHRSAPKYEELSTTTEILETGIKVVDLLAPYIKGGKIGLFGGAGVGKTVLIQELINNIAQEHGGISVFAGVGERTREGNDLFHEMSDSGVIKKTAMVFGQMNEPPGARMRVALTGLTMAEYFRDEQGADVLLFVDNIFRFTQAGSEVSALLGRMPSAVGYQPTLATEMGQLQERITSTKTGSVTSIQAIYVPADDYTDPAPATAFAHLDATTNLERKLSEMGIYPAVDPLASTSRALAPEIVGKEHYDVARRVQQTLQKYKELQDIIAILGMDELSEEDKLVVHRARRIQFFLSQNFHVAEQFTGQPGSYVPVKETIKGFKEILDGKYDDLPEDAFRLVGRIEEVVEKAKAMA
- a CDS encoding F0F1 ATP synthase subunit epsilon — protein: MKTMNVSVVTPDGKVFDGDVEMVSVQTINGGLGILPNHIPLVTPLTIGAVRIKKDSEITLVAITGGLMEVRGDQVSILAESAELPSDIDVARARASKERAERRLQQAKLDDIDFKRAEMALKRAINRLNVAERK
- a CDS encoding four helix bundle protein, whose product is MAKSIVKEKSFQFALNVINLYKFLVDERKEYVMAKQVLRSGTSVGANISEALASQSKRDFIYKLNISLKEISETIYWIDLLQASGYLKIDRTENLRKEAVEIKKILTAIIKTSKINLDKSG
- a CDS encoding NADH-quinone oxidoreductase subunit A; this translates as MELDLYSNGYFYVIVFMLLGIALPVVALTAGRFLRPHNPYPDKLVSYESGILPTGDAHVRFNIAYYIVALEFLIFDIETVFLYPWAVALDQLGWFGINAMLIFIVVLALGLAYSWKKKVLEWN
- a CDS encoding NADH-quinone oxidoreductase subunit B family protein, whose protein sequence is MELKKQGLEEFDPAVVEEVQRNVLITKVEEVKAWARTRSFWPLTFGLACCAIEMMGTGAARYDLDRFGVLFRASPRHADLMIVAGTVTAKMAPVVKRLYDQMPEPKWVIAMGSCATCGGPYHKAYSVVNGVDKIVPVDVYIPGCPPTPPALLDGIEKLRIQIREEAKGKRRKKVGQRI
- a CDS encoding NADH-quinone oxidoreductase subunit C, whose product is MSQQLLDLVLNKIEQLSGPEVVIESRLNFEEPFITINSDNWTSEIAQMLYDDQSLRFNFLCCLTGVDYEEHLEVIYNFYSLELDHYLCIKVKTPRSNPKVISLQPIWKTADWHEREAYDLLGIEFDGHPNLTRILLEDDWVGHPLRKDYKFDKEEMGLS